A genomic segment from Neobacillus sp. YX16 encodes:
- a CDS encoding NifU family protein, translating to MAEQEVQEMFEQVQEVLDKLRPFLLRDGGDCELVDVEDGIVKLRLLGACGSCPSSTITLKAGIERALLEEVPGVVEVEQVF from the coding sequence ATGGCAGAACAAGAAGTACAAGAAATGTTTGAGCAGGTTCAGGAAGTATTAGATAAATTACGTCCATTTCTTCTTCGCGATGGAGGAGACTGTGAGTTAGTTGATGTTGAGGATGGTATCGTGAAACTTCGTTTACTAGGTGCATGCGGGAGCTGCCCGAGCTCAACAATTACCTTAAAAGCAGGAATTGAAAGAGCACTATTAGAAGAAGTTCCTGGCGTTGTTGAAGTAGAACAAGTATTTTAA
- a CDS encoding TIGR01457 family HAD-type hydrolase — MKKYKGYLIDLDGTMYKGSEKIEAAGDFVKKLREKGIPYLFVTNNSSRTPAQVAEKLRDFDIPAEEDLVFTTSQATANYIYDQKMDASVFVIGEEGLRTALEEKKFTFAGENAEYVVIGIDREISYEKLAVACLAVRNGAIFISTNGDIAIPTERGLLPGNGSLTSVIAVSTQTNPIFIGKPESIIMEQALKVLGTSKDETLMVGDYYDTDILAGMNAELDTLLVHTGVTTKELLAGYDRKPTYAIDSLDQWEP, encoded by the coding sequence ATGAAAAAGTATAAAGGGTATTTAATTGATCTTGATGGAACGATGTATAAGGGGTCAGAAAAAATCGAGGCAGCTGGAGATTTTGTGAAAAAATTAAGGGAAAAAGGGATTCCTTATTTATTCGTAACCAATAATTCTTCACGGACTCCGGCCCAAGTTGCTGAAAAGTTAAGGGACTTTGATATTCCTGCAGAGGAAGACCTTGTTTTTACCACAAGTCAGGCAACAGCTAATTATATCTATGACCAAAAGATGGATGCGTCCGTTTTTGTAATTGGGGAAGAAGGACTTCGTACGGCATTGGAGGAAAAAAAATTTACGTTTGCTGGTGAGAATGCGGAATATGTTGTGATTGGGATAGACCGCGAAATTAGCTACGAAAAATTAGCTGTCGCATGCCTAGCAGTCCGCAATGGCGCAATCTTTATCTCAACAAACGGGGATATTGCGATACCAACAGAAAGAGGTTTACTCCCTGGAAATGGTTCGCTCACATCGGTGATTGCCGTATCTACTCAGACCAATCCGATTTTTATTGGTAAGCCTGAATCTATTATTATGGAGCAGGCTCTAAAGGTTTTGGGAACCTCTAAGGACGAAACCTTAATGGTGGGCGATTATTATGATACCGATATTTTAGCGGGGATGAATGCGGAGCTTGATACGCTTCTAGTCCACACGGGTGTCACAACGAAGGAATTATTAGCTGGTTATGACCGAAAACCAACCTATGCGATTGATTCGTTGGATCAATGGGAGCCGTAA
- the yutH gene encoding spore coat putative kinase YutH codes for MLQKLLENKYGIQVDEYVKLDSYDALRSNGWLYLVAKSDGREAEDIDELEKIADHLRKNGDSHVPSFLQSNEGGFITTWEDHQYCVLANRQTDKQVKVKLGRKLAKFHERGKTVPFKIERTSRIGQWKQLWEKRLDQIEKVWSELLYQTPEDDFERMFIDSFPYYIGLTENAIQYLVDTELDDEPKESDSGTVCHERFSNGSWGANYYIKDPFDWVFDHRSRDLAEWTRERYFRNTQTYEIDVRQFFVEYQSIAPLTSFSWRLLFSRLLFPLHYFECIENYYITRSEQEKKLLEEQLSKMLKQSSEYERFLGNFYHTVGAPLKTLNIPVLDWLTKR; via the coding sequence GTGCTGCAAAAATTACTTGAAAATAAATATGGAATTCAGGTAGATGAATACGTAAAGCTAGATTCCTATGATGCATTGAGAAGTAATGGCTGGCTATATTTAGTTGCCAAATCTGACGGCAGAGAAGCTGAAGATATTGATGAACTTGAGAAAATTGCTGACCATCTAAGAAAAAATGGAGATTCTCATGTTCCATCCTTTTTACAATCTAACGAGGGAGGCTTTATTACCACCTGGGAGGACCATCAATATTGTGTTCTGGCAAATCGACAAACTGACAAACAGGTAAAAGTAAAATTAGGAAGAAAATTAGCTAAATTTCATGAACGTGGAAAAACAGTGCCATTTAAAATCGAGAGGACTAGCCGAATTGGGCAATGGAAACAATTGTGGGAAAAGCGGCTGGACCAAATTGAAAAGGTGTGGAGTGAGCTCTTGTATCAAACACCTGAGGATGATTTTGAACGAATGTTTATTGATTCCTTTCCCTATTATATTGGGCTAACGGAAAATGCTATCCAGTATTTGGTTGATACCGAGCTGGATGATGAACCAAAGGAATCGGATAGTGGAACCGTATGCCATGAACGGTTTTCAAATGGCTCTTGGGGAGCTAATTATTACATTAAGGACCCCTTTGATTGGGTTTTTGACCATCGCAGCCGTGATCTTGCAGAATGGACGAGAGAGCGATATTTCAGAAATACGCAAACCTACGAGATTGATGTGAGACAGTTTTTTGTTGAATATCAAAGCATTGCCCCTTTAACCTCATTTTCGTGGCGGTTATTATTCTCACGCTTATTATTTCCGCTGCATTACTTTGAATGTATTGAAAATTACTATATCACTCGTTCGGAGCAGGAAAAGAAACTTCTAGAAGAGCAGTTAAGTAAGATGTTAAAGCAATCATCAGAATATGAGCGTTTTCTAGGCAACTTTTATCATACTGTCGGAGCACCTTTAAAAACATTGAATATTCCAGTGTTAGATTGGTTAACCAAAAGATAA
- a CDS encoding NAD(P)/FAD-dependent oxidoreductase, with product MQNNQKVYDITIIGGGPTGLFTAFYGGMRQASVKIIESLPQLGGQLSALYPEKYIYDVAGFPKVRAQELINNLKEQMAKFDPAVALEQSVEKLEKQEDGTFKLTTNSEVHYSKTVIITAGNGAFQPRRLELESAGQYERKNLHYFIDDLNKFADQKVVVFGGGDSAVDWALMLEPIAKEVTLVHRRDKFRAHEHSVENLHNSKVNVKTPFVPAELIGDDSGIKQVVLTGVNGEGREAIDVDAVICNYGFVSSLGPIKEWGLEIEKNSIVVNSKMETAIPGIYAAGDICTYEGKVKLIACGFGEAPTAVNNAKAFIDPKAKIQPLHSSSMFGK from the coding sequence GTGCAAAACAATCAAAAAGTTTATGACATAACCATTATCGGGGGCGGCCCTACTGGTCTATTTACTGCTTTTTATGGCGGCATGAGACAAGCTTCAGTAAAAATTATTGAAAGCTTACCACAATTAGGCGGTCAATTATCGGCACTTTACCCAGAAAAATACATTTACGATGTTGCTGGATTTCCAAAGGTCCGTGCACAAGAATTAATTAATAATCTAAAAGAACAAATGGCAAAGTTTGACCCAGCCGTTGCACTAGAGCAATCCGTCGAGAAATTGGAAAAACAAGAAGATGGTACTTTCAAATTAACAACTAATTCGGAAGTTCACTATTCTAAGACAGTTATTATTACAGCGGGTAATGGTGCATTCCAGCCACGCCGTTTAGAACTTGAAAGTGCTGGACAATACGAGCGCAAAAACCTACATTACTTTATTGATGATCTTAACAAGTTTGCAGATCAAAAAGTAGTCGTTTTTGGCGGCGGAGATTCAGCCGTGGACTGGGCATTAATGTTAGAGCCTATTGCCAAAGAAGTAACACTTGTCCACCGCAGAGATAAATTTAGAGCTCATGAGCATAGTGTTGAGAACTTGCATAACTCAAAAGTGAATGTTAAAACGCCTTTTGTGCCTGCAGAATTAATTGGTGATGACAGCGGCATTAAGCAAGTTGTCCTAACTGGGGTTAATGGTGAAGGCAGAGAAGCCATTGATGTTGATGCGGTAATTTGTAACTATGGTTTCGTATCCTCTCTAGGTCCTATCAAAGAATGGGGCTTAGAAATCGAGAAGAATTCTATCGTCGTTAATTCCAAAATGGAAACAGCTATTCCGGGAATCTATGCTGCTGGAGATATTTGCACATACGAAGGTAAAGTGAAATTAATTGCCTGTGGATTTGGTGAAGCACCAACGGCTGTTAACAATGCGAAAGCATTTATCGATCCAAAAGCAAAAATCCAGCCTCTTCACAGTTCATCTATGTTTGGAAAGTAA
- a CDS encoding cytosolic protein, which produces MSEEKKRSYFDLSNVEKQKNFLTAEEFPEGPFGSPIGKDDPVENKSTPWQEGQRYYSNFNYEDKTFHQNIPRQMDGAHPTHDDPNTDEQPPYTT; this is translated from the coding sequence ATGTCCGAAGAAAAGAAGAGAAGCTATTTTGATCTTTCTAATGTCGAAAAGCAGAAAAACTTCTTAACTGCAGAGGAATTCCCTGAAGGCCCTTTTGGTTCACCAATTGGGAAAGACGACCCAGTTGAAAATAAAAGTACCCCCTGGCAAGAAGGACAGCGCTATTATAGCAACTTCAACTATGAAGATAAAACGTTTCATCAAAATATTCCCCGGCAAATGGACGGGGCTCATCCTACACATGATGACCCAAATACTGATGAACAACCGCCTTATACCACTTAA
- a CDS encoding NAD(P)/FAD-dependent oxidoreductase, which translates to MKNLVILGGGYGGMKILSELLPNNLPEDVRITLVDRVPYHCLKTEYYALAAGTVSDKELRVSFPEHPQLEIKYGEVTGIEKDNKRVLIKDSEPISYDDLIIGLGCEDKYHGVPGADQYTYSIQSIEKSRMTYSILNNLGPGSVVGIVGAGLSGVELASELSESRDDLKIKLFDRGKHILPAFPDRLSKYVENWFHKNNVEIIGNSNITKVEENLLYNHDEPLSCDVIVWTAGIQANKVVRELGEEMDRSGRLIITPRHHLPNDENVFILGDCASLPHAPSAQLAEGQAEQIVEVLKKRWNGEEPPTEFPTIKLKGVLGSLGKKHGFGMMADRAITGRVARLLKSGVLWLYKYHNG; encoded by the coding sequence ATGAAAAATCTTGTAATTCTCGGTGGTGGATACGGCGGAATGAAGATTTTGAGTGAACTTCTTCCAAACAATTTACCTGAGGATGTAAGAATTACACTTGTTGACCGCGTTCCATACCATTGTTTGAAAACAGAATATTATGCCTTAGCGGCAGGAACTGTATCCGATAAGGAATTGCGTGTTTCTTTTCCAGAACACCCTCAATTAGAGATTAAATATGGGGAAGTTACAGGGATTGAAAAAGATAATAAAAGAGTCTTGATTAAAGACTCTGAACCCATTAGCTATGACGACCTAATCATCGGACTAGGCTGTGAGGATAAGTATCATGGTGTACCAGGTGCGGATCAATACACCTACAGCATTCAGAGCATTGAAAAATCCCGTATGACCTATTCAATTCTAAACAATTTAGGACCTGGGTCTGTTGTTGGTATCGTTGGTGCAGGACTTAGCGGTGTGGAGCTTGCCAGTGAATTAAGCGAAAGCCGTGACGATCTAAAAATTAAACTATTTGATCGTGGTAAGCACATTCTTCCTGCCTTCCCTGACCGCTTAAGTAAATATGTTGAAAATTGGTTTCATAAAAATAATGTTGAAATTATTGGCAATTCTAATATCACAAAAGTGGAGGAAAATTTGCTTTACAACCATGATGAGCCGCTTTCCTGTGATGTGATTGTTTGGACCGCTGGTATCCAAGCGAATAAGGTTGTTCGTGAATTAGGGGAAGAAATGGACCGCTCAGGCAGGCTCATTATTACACCTCGTCATCATTTACCGAATGATGAGAACGTATTTATTTTAGGAGATTGTGCAAGTCTCCCTCATGCCCCAAGTGCTCAATTAGCAGAGGGACAAGCGGAGCAAATCGTCGAAGTGTTGAAAAAGCGCTGGAATGGTGAGGAGCCTCCTACAGAATTCCCAACTATTAAATTAAAAGGGGTTCTAGGTTCTCTAGGTAAGAAACATGGTTTTGGAATGATGGCAGACAGAGCCATTACAGGTCGGGTTGCACGTCTGTTAAAATCCGGAGTTCTCTGGCTCTACAAGTACCATAACGGTTGA
- a CDS encoding phosphatidylglycerophosphatase A: MAEDKKMDLTEETARRWIKERGVEIQDIADLVFFLQEKYHENLKMEDCIANVERVIAKREVQNAIITGIQLDMLAEKNMLEEPIQSIIKTDESLYGVDEILALSIVNVYGSIGFTNYGYIDKQKPGILARLNDKSTGECHTFLDDIIGAIAAAASSRLAHRAAHVE, translated from the coding sequence ATGGCAGAAGATAAAAAAATGGATTTAACAGAGGAAACAGCCCGTAGATGGATTAAAGAACGAGGCGTAGAAATTCAGGATATTGCAGATTTGGTCTTTTTTTTACAGGAAAAATACCATGAAAATTTAAAAATGGAAGACTGTATTGCAAATGTAGAGCGCGTTATTGCTAAACGAGAGGTCCAAAATGCCATCATTACTGGAATCCAGCTCGATATGCTAGCTGAGAAAAACATGCTGGAAGAACCCATTCAATCGATTATTAAAACGGATGAAAGTCTATATGGCGTAGATGAAATACTAGCATTGTCCATCGTCAATGTGTATGGATCCATTGGCTTTACGAATTATGGCTATATCGATAAGCAAAAGCCTGGTATCTTAGCCCGTTTAAATGATAAATCAACTGGTGAGTGCCATACATTTTTAGATGACATCATCGGTGCAATTGCTGCAGCTGCATCAAGCAGACTTGCTCACCGTGCTGCACATGTGGAATAA
- a CDS encoding iron-sulfur cluster assembly accessory protein, with protein sequence MSNDAVIITEAAALQIKEMMKHNEEEGALLRVSVKGGGCSGLSYGMGFDHEVKEEDLHFAQHGIQILVAKEDASILNGTKIDYKQSMMGGGFTIDNPNAIASCGCGSSFRTATATGTPEEC encoded by the coding sequence ATGAGTAACGATGCAGTTATTATAACGGAAGCCGCGGCACTTCAAATAAAAGAAATGATGAAACACAATGAAGAAGAAGGTGCCCTATTACGAGTTAGTGTAAAGGGTGGAGGCTGCAGTGGTTTGTCATACGGTATGGGTTTTGATCATGAAGTGAAGGAAGAGGATCTGCATTTTGCACAGCATGGAATTCAAATTCTTGTGGCTAAAGAAGATGCCTCTATTTTAAATGGTACAAAAATTGATTATAAGCAATCGATGATGGGCGGCGGATTTACCATCGATAATCCTAACGCCATTGCCTCTTGTGGCTGTGGCTCATCGTTCAGAACGGCAACCGCAACAGGTACACCAGAAGAATGTTAA
- a CDS encoding NAD(P)/FAD-dependent oxidoreductase — translation MRKPKIVIVGAGYGGLMTTVRLQKLVGVNEADIVLINKNDYHYETTWLHEASAGTLHHDRVRYDIRDVIDRSKVDFVQDTVVEIKKEEKKVILEKGEVEYDYLVIALGGEPETFGIKGLKEYAFGITNVNSSRQLREHIEYQFATYNMEEEKNDNRLVIVVGGAGFTGIEFLGELTNRVPELCHEYDVDSHKVKIICVEAAPTVLPGFDPELVNYAVSQLERKGVEFLIGTAIKECTPDGIIVAKGEEEPREIKAETVVWAAGVRGNAIIEKSGFEAMRGRVKVQPDLRVPGFDEVFIIGDSSLVINEEINRPYPPTAQIAMQQGEVAARNLAALIRNKTDLETFTFDNKGTVCSLGHDDAIGVVFGKKVMGGKASLMKKVVDNRSLFMIGGAGLVLKKGKFNVF, via the coding sequence TTGAGAAAGCCAAAAATTGTTATTGTTGGTGCGGGTTATGGCGGGCTTATGACAACTGTAAGGTTGCAAAAGCTTGTTGGAGTGAATGAAGCAGATATCGTTTTAATAAATAAGAATGATTACCACTATGAAACTACTTGGCTGCATGAGGCTTCTGCAGGCACACTTCATCATGACCGTGTTCGTTATGACATTCGTGATGTTATTGATAGAAGTAAAGTTGATTTTGTCCAGGATACTGTTGTTGAAATCAAGAAGGAAGAGAAAAAGGTAATCCTAGAAAAAGGCGAAGTCGAATATGATTACCTCGTTATCGCTCTTGGCGGAGAACCTGAAACCTTTGGAATCAAGGGGTTAAAGGAGTACGCTTTTGGGATTACAAATGTAAATTCTTCACGCCAATTACGTGAGCATATTGAGTATCAATTTGCCACTTATAATATGGAAGAAGAAAAGAATGACAATCGTCTAGTTATCGTTGTAGGCGGTGCAGGCTTTACAGGGATTGAATTCTTAGGTGAATTAACCAACCGAGTACCTGAACTTTGTCACGAATACGATGTAGATTCTCACAAAGTAAAAATTATTTGTGTAGAGGCCGCACCAACTGTTCTTCCAGGCTTCGACCCTGAGCTTGTTAATTACGCTGTATCACAATTGGAGCGTAAAGGGGTAGAATTCTTAATTGGAACAGCGATTAAAGAATGTACACCTGATGGAATCATTGTAGCAAAGGGTGAAGAAGAACCACGTGAAATTAAGGCAGAAACGGTCGTTTGGGCTGCTGGTGTCCGTGGAAATGCAATTATTGAAAAATCAGGATTTGAAGCAATGAGAGGCCGAGTAAAAGTGCAGCCTGACCTACGTGTACCAGGATTTGATGAAGTATTTATCATTGGTGACAGCTCACTTGTGATCAATGAAGAAATCAATCGTCCATATCCTCCTACTGCACAAATTGCTATGCAGCAGGGCGAAGTCGCAGCTCGTAACTTGGCTGCTTTAATCCGCAACAAGACAGACCTTGAAACCTTTACGTTTGATAATAAAGGAACTGTATGTTCACTAGGTCATGACGATGCCATTGGTGTTGTATTTGGTAAAAAGGTAATGGGCGGCAAAGCGTCCTTAATGAAAAAAGTAGTCGACAATCGTTCTTTATTCATGATTGGCGGCGCTGGTCTTGTATTGAAAAAAGGTAAATTTAACGTTTTTTAA
- a CDS encoding YuzD family protein translates to MTNTTVEIILYGAEQLCPSCVNLPSSKETFEWLEAAIARKFPEQPFKMTYVDIYQPPTDNEKENFAKRVIEEDLFYPVVVIKDKIVGEGNPRLKTIFNELEKYGYKSI, encoded by the coding sequence ATGACAAATACTACAGTTGAAATTATCCTCTATGGTGCAGAACAATTATGCCCGAGCTGTGTTAATTTACCCTCCTCTAAGGAAACGTTCGAATGGCTAGAGGCGGCTATTGCTAGGAAGTTCCCAGAGCAGCCCTTTAAAATGACCTATGTTGATATTTATCAACCACCTACTGACAATGAAAAAGAGAACTTTGCCAAACGAGTCATTGAAGAAGACCTATTCTACCCTGTAGTCGTAATTAAAGATAAAATTGTCGGAGAAGGCAACCCGCGACTAAAAACGATTTTTAACGAGTTGGAAAAATACGGGTACAAATCAATTTAA
- a CDS encoding EAL domain-containing protein, whose amino-acid sequence MKKVKSVMQWGKIILPLSSIRYYPPQFTLRNPLIEGVSNAFEAGYEVAVIVFKLRNQKDFMEQTEVKQQSKLVKTLKKLFQIVVEQVVNPKEVITLHDYYGEGITLLITVDHDRHSISNIDLMMKKITEEVAQRFVKLYPSMYPTFEEGYMFVEKHDYSIQDSILRAHRQAIGMAEKRVQLEINEMLLAINKIITKKNITLFAQPIIDVATSEIRAWELLTRGPKGTVLEAPLQLFSVARQTGRLYELEMIVLEKMLQQVKASRCRQDIFVNCTPLTLGNIRFTSDLKKLLHKYRGISPKQITFEVTERDSIEGLKNFSFNINVLRLMGFKIAVDDTGAGYSSLNTITELMPDIIKIDRSVIENIDKNSVKESMLKGLLLVAREAGSLVVAEGIENQEEASVLTRNNVDLAQGNFYAPPTRFYEEIAT is encoded by the coding sequence ATGAAAAAAGTAAAGAGTGTAATGCAATGGGGAAAAATTATACTGCCTCTTTCGTCCATACGCTATTACCCTCCACAATTTACCTTGCGCAATCCTTTAATAGAAGGGGTTAGTAACGCTTTTGAGGCTGGGTATGAAGTAGCGGTAATTGTTTTCAAATTAAGAAATCAAAAGGATTTTATGGAACAAACTGAAGTTAAGCAGCAGTCTAAATTAGTAAAAACGTTGAAGAAACTTTTTCAAATCGTTGTGGAACAGGTGGTTAACCCAAAGGAAGTAATTACCCTTCATGATTATTATGGCGAAGGCATTACACTATTAATTACCGTTGATCATGATCGCCATTCTATTTCTAATATTGACCTAATGATGAAAAAGATAACTGAAGAAGTAGCACAAAGGTTCGTTAAACTTTATCCTTCCATGTATCCCACGTTTGAAGAAGGATATATGTTTGTTGAAAAACATGACTATTCTATCCAGGATTCCATATTAAGAGCGCACAGACAAGCCATTGGTATGGCAGAGAAGCGAGTACAGCTGGAGATTAATGAAATGCTGTTAGCCATTAATAAAATTATTACCAAAAAGAATATCACCCTGTTTGCACAGCCAATTATCGATGTAGCAACAAGTGAAATCCGAGCATGGGAACTGCTTACTCGAGGACCAAAAGGGACTGTTTTAGAAGCTCCGTTACAGCTTTTTTCTGTTGCAAGACAAACCGGCCGTTTGTACGAGTTAGAAATGATTGTGTTGGAAAAAATGCTTCAGCAAGTAAAAGCATCCCGTTGCCGCCAAGATATTTTTGTTAATTGTACTCCGTTAACTCTCGGGAATATTAGATTTACCAGTGATTTAAAGAAGTTGTTACATAAATATAGAGGTATTTCACCGAAACAGATTACCTTTGAAGTGACGGAACGGGATTCAATTGAGGGTTTGAAAAACTTTTCCTTTAATATTAATGTTTTACGATTAATGGGTTTTAAGATTGCTGTGGATGACACGGGAGCAGGCTATTCCAGCTTAAATACGATTACTGAACTTATGCCGGATATCATTAAGATTGATCGTTCTGTAATTGAAAATATTGATAAAAACTCGGTTAAAGAGTCAATGTTAAAAGGGTTGCTCCTTGTTGCTAGGGAGGCTGGCTCTTTAGTTGTGGCGGAGGGAATTGAAAACCAAGAAGAGGCTTCCGTTTTAACTAGAAATAATGTTGACTTAGCACAGGGGAATTTTTACGCTCCCCCAACTAGGTTTTATGAGGAAATTGCAACTTAG
- a CDS encoding DUF86 domain-containing protein, producing MYFVDRDKLETTLVFLEKQISLFSSQDQWSTQIEKAALERITHLMIESVLDVGNAIIDGFIMRDPGSYEDIIDILIDEKVVSAETGNSLKNLIQYRKVLVQLYMEINHNELENHFSSYLKTLAIFPKNVRDYLQNELGPVSAFN from the coding sequence ATGTATTTTGTAGATCGTGATAAGTTAGAGACAACATTGGTTTTTCTAGAAAAGCAAATCAGCCTATTTTCTAGTCAGGATCAATGGTCAACCCAGATAGAAAAAGCAGCATTAGAACGGATTACACATCTCATGATTGAATCGGTTTTAGATGTGGGAAACGCGATAATAGATGGGTTTATTATGAGAGACCCTGGCAGCTATGAAGATATTATTGATATATTAATCGACGAAAAAGTTGTTAGTGCTGAAACAGGTAATAGCTTAAAAAATTTGATCCAGTATCGGAAAGTACTCGTTCAGCTGTATATGGAGATAAACCATAATGAACTTGAGAATCATTTCTCTTCTTATCTTAAAACGTTAGCTATATTTCCAAAGAATGTCCGGGACTACCTACAGAATGAACTTGGCCCAGTATCAGCATTTAATTAA
- a CDS encoding YuzB family protein — translation MYKPIIEFCISNLASGAQKALEKLEKDPNLDIIEYGCLGYCGKCASTLYALVNGEVVTGSTPDELVNNIYQYLDENPMF, via the coding sequence ATGTATAAACCCATTATTGAATTTTGTATCAGTAATCTCGCAAGCGGTGCTCAAAAAGCACTGGAAAAGTTAGAAAAAGACCCGAATCTCGATATTATTGAGTATGGATGTCTCGGTTATTGCGGAAAATGTGCTTCCACCCTTTACGCACTTGTTAATGGGGAAGTCGTTACAGGCAGTACACCGGATGAACTTGTTAATAATATTTACCAATACCTAGATGAGAATCCTATGTTTTAA
- a CDS encoding DUF3055 domain-containing protein produces MKERFFLYDDTEDTKTRFVSFVGDNQRFDLAIVKTDRHFGKHLVLDIQGNRFAIIGEDDLKEEGYLEYAFQLNEEDAEELRSFLLELL; encoded by the coding sequence ATGAAAGAACGTTTTTTCTTATACGATGATACAGAGGACACAAAAACAAGATTTGTCAGCTTTGTCGGCGACAATCAACGCTTTGATTTGGCGATTGTTAAAACCGATCGTCATTTTGGAAAACATCTCGTACTCGATATTCAAGGGAATCGCTTTGCGATAATTGGTGAGGATGACCTAAAGGAGGAAGGGTATTTAGAGTACGCTTTTCAATTAAATGAAGAAGATGCAGAAGAATTACGTTCCTTTTTGTTAGAATTACTATAA